DNA sequence from the Corvus hawaiiensis isolate bCorHaw1 chromosome 6, bCorHaw1.pri.cur, whole genome shotgun sequence genome:
TCATTACTAATttgaaaaccaaactgaaaacagtaaaaaccacccaaaaaacaaccccaagcCTCATTGGTTTAGAAGATCCAAAGGAGACAAAGCACCAGTGACAGGTCAGgacatctttaaaaattttttttgaagagtcagaacatatgaaaataaaataaaattcttccctccttcctttgaAACTCTGAAATTCAGGTTCAAACTGGAACTTAAAAAACTCTTTAAATATGGTGATGTTTGTGTCATTCCTTTGAGAAGTGTGaagtggagaaagaaaagggtttTAAAACCCTGGAGGCCCCAAAAGTGTTGTGGTGCCATGAGGAACTGGGGGGAGTAAGATGCTGATATACAGTTcaaataaatagaaagaaatatatGTAAATTGGAAAATAATCCAGGTAGTGCTGCTATGAAATGATTGATcttcagggccaggttggacagggcttggaacaacctgggctagcacaaggtgtccctgcccgtggaacATCACTGGAGGATCcataaggtcccttccaacccaaaccatggaTTCCGAGATAAATTCCTGGGTTTCACCTCAGAGACCCTGAGCTTGGATGATTATTTGTCATGAGAACAGGCTCCCACCTCAGGCCCTCTCCTTGCAACAGAGCAACTCCTTGCAGCCTTATTTTGGGTAAATCTCACCTGTTTGCTCACATCTCAGGCCCTTTTTGCTTGATCAGATTTTATCTCCTAGACCAAAATTTCCAGGGAGAAATAAACCCAGATTTCTTCCAATATTAGTGTGGAAGACAGGAATAATTTGCCCTCACAAAGAGCATCAAAACTTGACCAAAAACCCTGCTGTTTGTAATCCTCATTCACAGGAACACCAAGGGGTTTGTCACTGCCCGCCCCTGGAGGAGGAAATTTCCCTTGGGAATGGATGACTTTGGAAGCAGCTCCTTAAGGAGAAGACCTGCACTGGTAAATAAACATAATTAGTTAAATAAACTCAAATAGTTTCAGGAAATTAAATGGCAGCTTGAGAATTTATTTaccactatatatatatatatatatatatatatatatgaccATTCTAATATATAAAAAAGTTAATATAGAggtttatatatattttatatatgcaGCTATAGATATAAttaatacatataaatattttcctaatacatataatttaattttctatattatatgtaattatatatatttaaatttatctCTCAGAATATAGAATTAAAAAGGACTGGTGTAAGAAATTGAGATTCAGGGATTGAGAGACAGCCCAGGGTTTGGAGAAGTGTTTCAATTGCTAATTGGCATGAAAGGAAAACTCTGCAGGAACTCTCCtgctgcaatttatttttacattttctggtGATGAGGATGAGCCGAATTTAAGACTTTTAGGTTCAGACAGACCCTTCAGTCAATTTGCCCAGAGTGAGCCTCCCAATTCTGCTGATATGAGGAATATTCATCCAAAATTTGAGTTAGGAATTAAGGTTCAGATGTGCTGGAGTAAATGTTTTGCCATCAGGAAGGACCTTCGTGATTTCCTGGAGTTATTTATTATATTCCATAAAAACCttcatggaaaagttcctgcTTCCACAAACACTTGGGAAAGATAATTTTCCCCATCCAGCAAAAAATTGTCTCAAAACCACTTAAAATTTCAGCCTCTCTGGTTAATAAGATACTCACAGGTCCTTGAGCTGAAGTCCACACGCTCCATCAGTCTGGCCAAAACCTGGAACTTTTCTGTTTCCATCCTCTAACGTGGCCGGAATATTTAAGTTTAGCCCCATCCCCATGCAACCAATTACCACAGGGTCTCTGAGGCACCTGAACACAAAATGAGCCTTCCCCAGAGCCCCTGGGAGCCATCCCGAGGTTCCTCCCTGGAGTTTTAGGGATGGGATCCCCACAGGACATCGGAATTGATGCCTGCAGAGCCTGAGTGATGCCATTTGTGAACACAACATTGTTGGGAGGAAACACCAAAACAAGGACTTTTGCTAAAGGCTTGAatttgaaagattttaaaattcttctctAATTCTATAtttctcttctcccctccccaccccaaaaaagctGTTCCTCCAGATCTCAGTCAGAGGTTCATTGCAGGAAGTCACTTGAGTGGCTGTCTGTgcttttctccagctgctggtggATGTCCTTGCACTCAGGAAGTATCGATGGCTCATCTCCATCTTGGTGGCCACCACAATGtccacagctgctctccagcctgtcccagtgtcTGGGACAATTATTCCCCCATGGGCAACACTcagcattttcccttttccaagtTTTTTTGGTTTCCATCTGCCCATTTTTGACCAGGAAAGCTCATTTTGAAAAGCCATTTTGCAATGCGTGCTTCAAAATGGCTGCAGGAGACTCACCTGCAGTCATCTGCATTGGCcagagaatcctggaatggctggggctggaagggacattaaagctcatctcattccatcccatgccacgggcagggacacaggaTGACACATGAAAGGGGTTTGTCTCTCAGGAGCAAATATCAGTGCTGGATGTTCCATTTCTTTCCTCAAACCCCGCTGATGGTCGCAGCTCCTCTCATGGTCAGATGCTGTTCTCACAGAAGTTGGACACAGTTCACCCCCATTTACCCAATCCCCACTTCCAAAATGAGCCAAAACCTTTCGGTtttgagagcagcagctccagcatgaAGCTACAACATGCAGAGTGACAATGCCATGGCCACAGACTCAGGGTTTAATTCACTAAGGGCTCATGTTCCTGTTTAAAGGTCAGGTGATGGTCAAGGCAAGACCAGATGGACAAAAGTCACTGAATGGTTTCTCAAACTATTATTCAAAtattgaatatttttcaaatattattaaaaatattcaatattttattGCCAAACAATGGTTTTAAGGCCCTGGAGCAAGAAGAGTTGTTCTGGGGCTTATGTTTTAAATGTCTCaatgttttattaaattaataagTATGGGGGgtttatgttttaaataaaacattaaaagaaagattaaagattaaaaatagtCTTTAGtcatatttaaagaaaaaatgtactGTCTTCTCTGCATCTAAATTAAACAACGTCCTGAGGGTGGCAGGGAGGATCAGAAGGGTGGGAGAACAGCAGGAGTAGCACAAGGAGGTCCCAGTTCATGGTcctgatcacagaatcatggaattggtTAGGCAGGAAAAGTCCTctaggatcatcaagtccaccCATACccacctttattcccttactcccgtctagtctctgtttctaggaggcctcttcaGGCAtcaccaccactgccctgggcagcctgatCCAGGGCTGCACAATcatttccatggagaaattttccctatatccaacctaaacctcccctggtgcaacttgaggacATTGTCTCCGTATCTGTGGGCATGTGAGTTGAGGGCCTCTGGGGTCCCTTCCATGGGGAGGTCAGCACAGCTGATAAGAGAGGAACAGGAGCATGAATAGTTCAGGGGGATTGATCCAGGCAGCCGGATTAAATAATAACCAGGGAATTATCAGGAAGCTTTGGGAACAAAGGATTCAGCTGATTGACCCTGAGTGCCTGTGAGTTGTATGTCATCAATAAATCAGCAATTTCCTTGATCCTGCCTTGATTTAATCCAACCAAGCAGCTTCTCCTCCATCCCAAGTTATTCTGTGTCTCTAGGAGAGCTCCATCACTCTGGATTTCACCATGGACCTGGCACATGGTGAGATAAAACACAAATtggagggtttgggtttttttcacatatgCAGTGCTTGTGCACCAAAACATTTAACACCAAATATGTCACAGAattctggaatggtttgggttggaagggatctcaaaGCTCATTCAGTTCCAACGCCCTGCTGTGGGCGGGGACACCTttcattagaccaggttgctccaagcctcatccaaacACCAAAACTGGAGTGAAATTGTTATTCTCAGCTGATACTGAACCAGCCAGCATATAACCTAAATCAAAGTGCAGAAGGCCCTGAAAATGTCCTGACACATTTCACAAAAATCCCAGGCTATCACCCATACCTCCAGTGTATCTGGCCACAAGGTTAAAACATCcaagctgattttcttttcctgagtcTCCTCCAAGCCTCCTTTACCACCTGGTTCCTCAGGCCGTAGATCAAGGGGTTCAGCATAGGGGTCACCACAGTGTAGAGCACAGCAGCCCATCTATCTCCTCCCCTGGAGGTTTCTGACCTGGGGATTAAGTACATGAAAATCAGTGACCCATAGAAGGTGCTGACGGTGGTGAGGTGGGAGGCACAGGTGGAGAGGGCTTGGCGCTTGCCTCCGGCAGAGCTGGTGCTCAGGACGGTGGAGATGATGACCATGTAGGACACCAGGACCACCAGGATGCTGGAAACACCGAGCAAAGATGATGTCCTCATGATGTTGAGGCTGAGGGTGGTGTTGGAGGTAGAGAGCGAGATCAGCAGGGAAATGTCACAGAAGAACAGATCAATGGCGCTGGAGCCGCAGAAGAACAAGCTGGACATGCTGATGGTTTGTCCCACACCGTTGATCAGCCCCAGGAGGTAGGACCCGGTCACTAGCCGGGAGCAGCGCTCTGGGGACATTACAAGGGGGTAGAGCAGGGGGTGGCAAACAGCCACGTATCGGTCATAAGCCATCACAACCAGCAGGACGCACTCGACCATCTCAAACAGGTCAAAAGTGAACACCTGAGCCATGCACCCGGCATAGGTGATTCCTTTCTTCCCCAACAAAACCCCGGCCAACATCCTGGGGGTGATGATGGTGGAAGTGCAGAGGTTCACAAAAGCCAGGTTGCCCAGGAAATAATACATGGGGGAGTGGAGCAGGGGACTGACTCTGATCAAGGCAATCATCCCAAGGTTCCCCAGGATGGTGACAAGGTAGgtgagcaggaacagcaggaactGGGCAAcctgagctgctggt
Encoded proteins:
- the LOC125327698 gene encoding olfactory receptor 1440-like, yielding MAGSNCSQATEFILAGFPEAPAAQVAQFLLFLLTYLVTILGNLGMIALIRVSPLLHSPMYYFLGNLAFVNLCTSTIITPRMLAGVLLGKKGITYAGCMAQVFTFDLFEMVECVLLVVMAYDRYVAVCHPLLYPLVMSPERCSRLVTGSYLLGLINGVGQTISMSSLFFCGSSAIDLFFCDISLLISLSTSNTTLSLNIMRTSSLLGVSSILVVLVSYMVIISTVLSTSSAGGKRQALSTCASHLTTVSTFYGSLIFMYLIPRSETSRGGDRWAAVLYTVVTPMLNPLIYGLRNQVVKEAWRRLRKRKSAWMF